DNA sequence from the Parachlamydia acanthamoebae genome:
TTGAGTGTGGAAGTCACAATATCTAAGATAGCCGTTTTTGAAACCTCTAATTCCTTGCCGACGATTTTTTTGGCGGCTTTCAAAGCGACAGGCAAAACAATTTTCTCAAATTCTCCGCGTACTTCTTTGATTTCTTTTTCTAAGTCCGCAACATATTCAACCCATTGCTTAAAACCTGCTTCAAAGCCTTCTTTTTGAGCGGCTTCTTTCAGTTTTTCACATTCAGCAACAACTTCTTTTCGATACCGTTCAGCATCTTCTTTCACCCTAGCAAGAATATCTTGCCCTTCTAATAGTTTCGAAAATACATCGGCAGAAACGACCTTAGAGCTAGGCGCTA
Encoded proteins:
- a CDS encoding HrpE/YscL family type III secretion apparatus protein; translated protein: MSNKKLLSLIYGKEDAIHLAPSSKVVSADVFSKLLEGQDILARVKEDAERYRKEVVAECEKLKEAAQKEGFEAGFKQWVEYVADLEKEIKEVRGEFEKIVLPVALKAAKKIVGKELEVSKTAILDIVTSTLKAVAQHKKVAIYVNKEDLEVLNENRQKIKDVFENLETLSLGVRDDIAPGGCIIETERGIINAQIESRWKLLEEVFESMAKPSLKKVENEEATKSS